The region ACATATGACTACATACAAAAGAAATAGGGGAATGGGGGTTGAATTTTTTAGGATTGAATAACgttaatttaaaataaaatcattttTGAAATGAGAGTTTGAAAATAATTTATCAAATTGTTTGAATAAATATGCAGTGAAAATTAAAAGTAAAGAAATTAAGTGGAAAATAAAAGAGATAAGGGAGGAGAAATAACACCAGATAATTATACGTGTATAGTCAAGAAGCCTTAATCTTGTCGCCAAAAATTAATCTTGAGAGCACCTACTATATCTTGAGAGTTTTTAGAAGGTTATGCCCTTGAACCCCTTTATACAAGGAAATGAGGTTTTCATGTTAACTTCTAACCAAATAATGAACAAGGCTTGAAGAGGTTAATCTCCAAACCTAAAAACAAACACGACTTGAGGAGGTTAGTATTCGAACCTAATGTATATTTTTCACTGGTGTATCTTGAACGGAGATGGAGGTTTGAAGTGGTTATCCTTCGAACGGAACCAGGGTTTTATACGTGATTACGCGAACCAAACTGAGATTTATACCAGGATGATCTCGAATCTACTGAGTTTTTATACCTGGATGATCTCAAATCAATAGAGATTTTAACCGGGTTAAGTTCAAGAGTCGTTATGGAGATTTTCACTAGCTGATGTCCATGAACCAAACGAGATTGTTTCCAATGGTGAAACTCAAAACCAAATGGAGACTTAGACAAATCCCCTAAATACAAACATGATTTTTTTAATTGGTTTATCTCTCAACAAAAATGATAACTTCCTAAGGAATAAAAATTTACTCAAGAGAAAAATATATTCTTAGCAAATTTACAATTATGCCATCACCCAGAACAATATTCCTCACTAGACTCAAGAATACTCTTATAGCACTATGACAAAAATATTTGAGAAAAGCAAGAATGATTTAGAGAAGTGATGAGATAAATGAAAATTGTGATTTTTCACGTTTTCTAGaagatttgaaatgatagagaAGATCTCTATTTATAGACAAATACATGGTATAAATTTAGAAACAATCCAGGGGCCAAATTAATGACCTAATCAATTAAGAAAATCTATTAGATTGTGAAAATAATAGATTATTGATGCCAAAATTGGAAGGTTTGGATGGAGATCTGTTACCAATCATTAAGAGACTGTCATAATCAATCATATAATCGATTAGGCATCATCTAATCGAATAGACAATTTTAAAAAAGTTTTCTAACCAAACAGATAGTCCCCTAATCAACTGGCTAGGCCCACAAAACATGTTTTGATGATTTTAAAAAATACGAGGGTTCTCAATGATTttaatgtgtgtgtgtgtgtgtgtgtgtgatttagTCATAATACTTCAGAAATACCATTGTGTCTTTATAATACACTGATCACTCAAACGAACACGGCTAGGCGAGCTTTCATACTTCCTCACTTTCACACTCTGAAGCTTCAAGTATTGGCGTTGTTATCTTTGATTTTAGCATCACACAAGGACCTTGAGTATTCTTGACGAGGTTTGAGATTTCTTCATGATATTTAGGATCATCTAAGAGATTAAAAGTTTAAACCACCGGTGATTATAAACCATAAGCCTTCACTTGAGAGTCGTTGGACTATAACGTTGACTTTAAACGAATGCTTTGCTTGATTCGGGAGGATATCTTTGATAAACTATCTTGTGCACCTTTGACCACTTGAACCATCTTCAATAGTGTCTTGACTTcaagtttcttcatcatcaaAATTAAGCAGCTACTGATTTGATTTCCTCTTTGCTATCACAAGTTTCACCATCTTGAATCACTTATTTTATACACCTGCAAACACATAAATCCATACAAAGATCATGAGGTAGGGTTTTATATGATTGGTATAACCTAGAATTAAAGGCATCAAATTAATGACATTAAAAAAACGCTTGTTTGGAGGAAACCCAACCCATTTTTGAAACTTTTTTATTTTTAGGATTGTTTTTCTTTAGGATCAGTCAAGTAACAATGTTGCAAACTTTCCATGTGGCAAAACATGAGAGTTCCCCGCTAAGCACACTTTGTAAAATGCCAAGTCTTGCTTAGGGAGTTTTGTGCAAAAGCACATTTAAAAAAACACGCAAACTTGCTTAGCGGGACAGAAGCCCGCTTAGTGAGCGAGTGGTTGCAAGCATTAATTACTCATCTCAGAACTTGAAACAACTCTTAGAAATACTTTCTACGTGATTTGGATGCTACTAAGTTGTGAAAAGAAAGTGCAAGGGAATATAAAAGGCTTAAGACCGACCTAATCCAAAGGTCCAACCTTATTAAAGATACTCATTCAACTAGGGAGCATGTAAACCTCCACGGCAAAACACCACATAAAACAAGATTTCATCTTCATCTTAACAGTTGATGCTCATCCAACAACCTTCCCCATCTCACATCGAATCAACCAGTGACTTTGAGTCTTGCCCGAGTATTAATCACACTCACACCGTAAGTTTCACATCACTAATTTATTGAGTTGAGCGTTGAAGTGACAGTCTTTAAAATAATCGCTCTCCCTCCTCTTTGTTCATCGGGGACACCTACCACCGTACTAGAAAATTCCCCATAGTAGTCAATCATCTTCAACATATTATTCATATTATGTTCTAGTACATAATAAATTATATAGGGCAAAATATATTGAACTTGTTCATAAATAACTTCACATTGTTTGAGAAGTAAAATGTAGATTATAAACAATATTTACTTTCCCTACTCCAATAAAATGTCTTTTATTATGACGGCAATCTATAGAAGTTACATATGTTAACACTATGGCTAATAAACTAACTTATAATTAGTCCAAAAAATAAAAGGAAACGTAACGTAACAAAGCTAACTACCATACATGGATTTACTAACTCTATCAACTGCCGTTACGTAATTAAACTAACTCTATCAACTATATATGTGTAATATGAGCAAATGACTTAGGTATTCAAAGATGGATATAGAATATTGGATTTGGATTTATGCCCTTTTGTTAGCAACCTATTTCTGTGTGATCAATTTTGTGTGGAGGTTGAATGAATGTTACTATAACATAAAATTAAGAAAGAAACAATACCCTCTTCCTCCTGGTGATTTGGGATGGCCTTTTGTAGGAAATATGTTGGCCTTTATTAAACATTTCAAATCTGATCATCCTGATTTATTCATCAACGACCTTGTTTCCAAGTCTCTTTCTTTTTCTCATCTTGCAATGATTCTTCACACGCACATATATAATTTGCATATAATAAATCATATATTTTAACATTACAGGTATGGACGAATCGGTATCTACAAGATGCATTTATTTGGAAGTCCAAGCATCATTATTTGTGACGCTGAGATGTGTAGACGAGTGTTGACAGACGATGAGACCTTTAAAATCGGTTATCCAAAATCCACCATTGAAGTTGTGAGATGTAAATGTATTTGGAGTTTGTCTCGAGAAGAACACAAGCGTTTTAGACGATTAATCTCTTCTCTTACCATCGGCCATAATACATTAGAAACATACCTATCATGCATGGAGGATATTGTGGTTAATTCTCTAGACGAAATTTCTAGTATGAATGAGCCGGTTGAGTTTTTGAAAGAACTGAAAAATATTTCCTTTAAAATCATCATTGATATCTTTATGGGCTCTTACAATCAACATATTATCACCAAAATAGGAAATTCTTTTACTGAAATGCATAGGGCTTTGTTCTCTTTGCCGGTAAATCTTCCCGGATTTACTTTTCGTAAAGGAATCATGgtaattatttatatttttttatatattttttcgTATTCAACTTTATAATATTATTGTTAATACGAACTAGTTGAAGACTCGTGCATCTGGATCATTGTGATAGAATTTTATTTTAACGATGATTACACGTAGGCACGCGAGAAGCTGGCGAAATTAGTTAAACCTATTGTGGAAGAAAGGAGGAGGATGATAAAACATGGTGAAAGGAAAGATCTCCTTGATATGTTTTTGGAAGCAAAGGATGAAGATGGTTGGAAACCAGAAGATGAAGATATTATTGACATATTGATAGGGATTGTACTTGCTGGCCATGACAGTACAGCTAGTAGTATGATGTGGTCAATGATGTATCTTACACAAAATCCACATATTTTGGAAAAGGCCAAggtaaaataaattatttttttttcaaaaaatatataataGAGGAACTAAAAGtctaatttaaaaataaataaaaaattaattaaattttagAAAAAAGGAGAAAATCAATAGTACATTTAAGCATTacaaaaaatgaaataaatccAAAAGTTAAATTTCATTcattaattaataaattaaaatataaatttatCATTTCATATTCAGTGACTcaataacataaaaaaataaacTAATTATATGAAAATATTTCTTAAATTcataacaataaaaataaacacCAACTAAGTCTTAAGATATAAAGAAAAATTATTAATATGTTGTTCATCAAATAATGTATGTAATTTTTTTTGTCAGGAGGAGCAGGAGGAGATCATGAAGAACAGACTGCCCATGCAGAAACATTTAAATTTAAAGGATATTAAGAAAATGACTTATCTTTCTCATGTAGGTTGATATAATCATCAAtatcattttaattaaaattatagTTTTTCTCTTTCAATTTGTTTTTAAAAACTAATCTTAATTAATTAGTATTGTAATTTCTTTCATTTACAGATaatcaatgaatcaatgagacTTAAGAATTCCAATTTTGCAATTTTTCGAGAAGCAACTATAGACGTTAACATCAATGGTTTGTTCATATTCAATGTTATTCTTtaaaacttaaaattaaaattcTCATATTTAATATCAACATTTATATTATATTTCAATTTattaaaaaatagtaaaaaaaatcaTCTACTctatatttttatatttttaggTTACATTATACCGAAAGGATGGAAAGTGTTAACTTGGACAAAAGCTATTCATATGGATCCTACTTATTATCCAAATCCATATGAATTTAATCCATCTAGATGGAATGTGAGTTCTATTATAATGTCATAATTTATATTAAAACTGTAAACAAGTATTTAAATATTAGTGAGACACTGTCCTGGAAGTGATTTGGCTACAAGTATTTAGATGGAATGTAAATTAAAGTATTTAAATATTAGAGCCCCGCCTTTTTTCTGGTCTAGTTGAGACACTGTCCTGGAAGTGATTTGGCTAAACTTGAAATTTCTATATTTCTACATTATTTCCTTCTCAATTATAAGTAAGCACTCATTTTAACTTTTTACTATTAAATTATTTGAATATAAATTTAGCTCTATTTCATTTACATAATTAATCTATTTTGTGCAGGCTTGAGATAGTGAATCCAAAATGTCCCATTACTAATTTATCATCACCCAAACCCATTGACAATTGTCTTGCTAAGGTGATAAAGGTCTCAAGCATTGCATAGTTATTGGAGTGGAAAATAAATTTCCAAAGTCTCTTGGTTTGGAAATAAACAGTTGCTTCTTATTAATTACACATGAGTGGTATgttatattatattatattattttgGTTTTTGTTGGTATGCTTCATCTTATGTAATGTAAATAAAAGAAATATTATTATTgttaaaattcaaaaaaattataataaGGATTGATTTGATATTGTATATAAGGCTTAGATAGTTGATAACAATTTCTTCTCATCAGGTAACACTTGTCTGTTCTCCAACAAACTTATATTGATTTTTTCACTATCTTAAAagatttttcttatttttctaAAGGCAATATACGGAAAAGAAAATATAACCAATAATAAATGAAAACTATATAAAGCCTCAAAAACAAACAACCCTCCAAAATTCAAACCACAAAGGCATCTACAAGTAACACTACTTACAAGAAATATCACTCCTAGACTCCATTAAGTGAACCATGTAATTAAAAAGAAGATTTTTTCTAGAAGGATACTTATCAAGAGGTGTCTTCTAAGAGAAGACAACCACCTTGGAAGTGTCTCAACTAGACCAGAAAAAAGGCGGGGCTCTATTTCTCCAAATGAGGGAAATGGTCGGAAAAACCATATTGAGGAGGCTATAAACTAAAACAACCAAGAAGACCTCATTCTTCCCTACTAGCCACCACTAATGATTTCTACCAGACGAAAGATTAATATTGGATGTGAATATGGAGGAAAAAACAGTCTATAGGAGATGAATAGATCCAAATAAAAAATCAACTACTTTTTAAATAATGTATCGGAGATTTTTCAAAAGGTGCGAGCGGAAGTTTGATGCGAAAATATGAAAATTATACTTTTCAAAACTTTGATCGTGTTAACACTAAATTGTTTCACAAATATCAAAGATGAATATGATGAAACACAAGGTATTCGATTGATCTAGTTGTATAATCTACGATGTGTGTTCATACAATGATTCAACATAGTGTATTTTAACTTCAATCGTTTCTCAGAACTTAATCATCAATTCAGCTTAATAAGGTATTCAATTCTAACAAAACCTAATGCTTACGTAATAAACCGCTATCAATTGAATAAACGATAAATTACGCTAGAATTGAAATACCTAAGTATGCAAATACTATGAAATAAAATGAAAGAGTGAGAGAGAGATGACACTGATATTTATAGTGTTACGGCGTTCGTCATCGCTTTGCCTACGTGCACTCTTCAATGGTTCCCTATTGTAACCTACATTGTTTctttttatttgaaaaatatttgCAAGAATTTATACAATCACCAATCCACAATAATGATGAGAAAATTAAAATCTCCTATCTGGATATTGCCTTGTATATAGCAAAATCTCAAACTCTTATGTGTAATCTTTACTCGATTAACGCTTCTTGAATCTTCCAATATCACCAATCTTCTTCAAGCCTCCGTGTATAGCAATCAACCCCCTGATCCTACTGATTCCTTTAGCGATGAATTGTCTAAAGATTTGAGAAGAACTTTGTCTTATTTGTAGTCTTCCGCACAGTCACTACTAAGGAAAATCTTGATAAAATAACCTACTTATTTTCAATGGGGTTTTTCATCACCATGACAATCACCACAATCTTGCAAACAATCTGAAAATCTCAACCAAATCTTCAAGAACGATTAGTGTAAAAAACGTGTCTCCTTCAATCAATTACAAATCTCTTGTTATCAAGATCTGAATCAAATTAAAGTTAAAGATGTAAGAATTTCGTTGTAAGAACTTTGAACTTTTAAAGCAAAGGAAATTTATTTTTCACAAAATCAAAATGTTTATTATGATATTCACTATGTTTCGTTATATGAGAAATGATGACAAAAAGGTTTTATACGTGCTTGAGATTATGCACTGAAAAATGGTTGAAAAAGTCAGTTAGATTTAAATCAAGAGAATTTCATGAATTGAATCAAATGAACAAGTGaagtggaataaaagaaaaacatattttttaCCCATTTTTTAGTTGATTTGAATCAagagaaaaagtttgattctAATCAAAGACCATGTGATTCAAATCATGTGTTaaatttgattcaaatcaaacaTTCTGAGCTAACTGAAAACATATGAGAAAAATGCATGATTCGAATCATATGTTAAGTGTGATTTGAATCAATTGAGGCATAAGTGACCCAGAGTTTGATGATACAAATCATTTGTAAAatgtgattcaaatcaaattgTTTTAAAAGTTTCTGGTTTGCCTCTCCCCAAAATGAATTGAATCATGATTTATGCTTGATTTGAATCAAACACCCAAAATCccaaattttcaaaattttaaagagactttgagatttttctttccatttgtcataccctaatttctaaccctaagatcccacatatcatttgcatcatttgcatataAACAAGGTCACGTCTTGGTCCTTCCCcttatccatctttgggtttgctttttgcaaagatcaccaagcacctctttgttcATGTTTTATCTTTATGCTTACATGATTAATTGattatctaaccactaatcaaaatagcaaaaaaaATGTGTTTTATTAAGTTTACGTTGCAATATAGGGCTtttcaatcaagagcatctcaaatTTTTACAGCTTACGTCTCAAGGAAAttcaaaggttcatgtgtttatttccatgccttcttcaacaagcaacttcaagcaACATCAAAAATCTTAACTTCCAATATGTTGTTTAAAGGCATTTCGTCACTTATGGAAATGTTTTCGGTGCGTGTCAACAATCATATGGTGGGCCAATAAAGCCTTACTTTAAGAATCTTAACGTATGTCTTCGACGTGCTTGCATGTCCTCCTTAAGGAGAGGAATGACAGTGGTTTATAATGCTTTCAATTTCCTCCTCAGGAACGCAACTATGGAAAAGGCCATCGGctcctcttttgaaaaggagtggttcgtcccaataaaaAAATTAGGTCATGGAAGAATCTATTCTTCTGTTGTTAGGTCATATCAAAAGGTAGAACTTTAGCTGCAAGGTAGTTTACATAGTCAGGATACTAGGGTACAATCTTTTGCACTAAGGAAGCTTCCTCTCATATCATGTTCTCAACGTTTGAGTATTGTGATTTAAGATATTCATGGAAGTGGTCATAACTCATTCCTTCGATGTCAATTGACGCGGCCAGTCTGTCATAAGtaaaatcatcatttataggtacATGGTTTGGTTTTAGATCATCTAGCCTTGAGAGGTGGTCAACTACCACGTTTTTAGTTCCTTTCTTGTCTCGTATTTCCAAATTGAATTCCTATAACAATAGG is a window of Lathyrus oleraceus cultivar Zhongwan6 chromosome 6, CAAS_Psat_ZW6_1.0, whole genome shotgun sequence DNA encoding:
- the LOC127092685 gene encoding beta-amyrin 11-oxidase; protein product: MDIEYWIWIYALLLATYFCVINFVWRLNECYYNIKLRKKQYPLPPGDLGWPFVGNMLAFIKHFKSDHPDLFINDLVSKYGRIGIYKMHLFGSPSIIICDAEMCRRVLTDDETFKIGYPKSTIEVVRCKCIWSLSREEHKRFRRLISSLTIGHNTLETYLSCMEDIVVNSLDEISSMNEPVEFLKELKNISFKIIIDIFMGSYNQHIITKIGNSFTEMHRALFSLPVNLPGFTFRKGIMAREKLAKLVKPIVEERRRMIKHGERKDLLDMFLEAKDEDGWKPEDEDIIDILIGIVLAGHDSTASSMMWSMMYLTQNPHILEKAKEEQEEIMKNRLPMQKHLNLKDIKKMTYLSHIINESMRLKNSNFAIFREATIDVNINGYIIPKGWKVLTWTKAIHMDPTYYPNPYEFNPSRWNA